In a genomic window of Helianthus annuus cultivar XRQ/B chromosome 10, HanXRQr2.0-SUNRISE, whole genome shotgun sequence:
- the LOC110885088 gene encoding ubiquitin-like domain-containing CTD phosphatase: MAAAAAGASSSLTSPATEEELTLTVKWAGKEYTVRVCADDSVAELKRRICQLTNVLPKRQKLLYPKIGSKLSDDSLILSTLPLKSSLKMTMIGTVEDDIIVDQVDSPEIVDDFEIGQDEVVDIKDKEVNKQKLKRRIDQYKIELRNPCRKGKKLLVLDIDYTLFDHRSTAENSLQLMRPYLHEFLTAAYAEYDIIIWSATSMKWVELKMGQLGVLSNPNYKITALLDHLAMITVQSDSRGIFDCKPLGLIWAHFPEFYNAKNTIMFDDLRRNFVMNPQNGLTIKPFRKAHENRDTDRELVKLTQYLLAIADLDDISVLDHKKWESYDEVANIKRRRHT; the protein is encoded by the exons atggctgctgctgctgctggtgcaTCGTCGTCGTTAACATCTCCGGCGACGGAGGAGGAGCTAACACTGACCGTGAAATGGGCCGGCAAGGAATACACCGTGAGAGTATGCGCCGACGACTCCGTGGCTGAACTTAAACGCCGTATTTGCCAACTCACCAACGTACTCCCCAAACGTCAGAAACTTCTTTACCCTAAAATTGGATCTAAACTCTCCGATGATTCACTCATTCTCTCTACTCTCCCTCTCAAATCGTCTCTCAAAATGACTATGATCGG TACTGTTGAGGATGATATAATCGTGGATCAAGTTGATTCTCCGGAAATTGTTGATGATTTTGAAATTGGGCAAGATGAAGTTGTAGACATCAAAGACAAAGAGGTCAACAAGCAGAAACTAAAGAGACGCATCGATCAATACAAG ATTGAACTCAGAAATCCATGCCGAAAAGGGAAAAAGCTTCTTGTGTTGGATATAGACTATACTCTCTTTGACCATCGGTCAACTGCAGAAAACTCGCTTCAACTCATGCGCCCTT ATCTACACGAGTTCTTGACAGCTGCTTATGCAGAGTATGACATCATTATATGGTCTGCAACGAG CATGAAATGGGTTGAGTTGAAGATGGGTCAGCTCGGGGTACTAAGTAACCCCAATTACAAGATTACGGCTCTTTTAGACCATTTAGCAATGATCACCGTTCAATCAGATAGTAGGGGAATCTTTGACTGCAAACCACTTGGGTTAATTTGGGCTCATTTTCCTGAG TTCTACAATGCAAAGAACACGATAATGTTTGATGATCTAAGGAGGAACTTTGTAATGAATCCACAGAACGGGTTAACCATAAAACCGTTCAGAAAGGCGCATGAAAACCGAGATACTGACAGGGAGCTAGTGAAGCTAACACAGTACCTACTTGCCATTGCTGATCTTGATGACATCAGCGTACTTGATCACAAGAAGTGGGAGTCGTATGATGAGGTCGCCAACATCAAGCGAAGGCGTCACACATGA